In Deinococcus metallilatus, the sequence GGGATGCTGGCTGTGCTCGCCGGGTTTCCGGACACGGACGTCCAGGCCGCTGGGCACCACTGGTACGTCAACCTTTCCGCGCAGCGTGACGAACCCGTGCAGGTCGCTTACCACGCTCTGCACGCGGCGGCTTACCTCGGCCTGGACGGGGGCGCCACCACCGGGACCCTCCTGGCCGCCGTCGCCCACGCCCTGCGCGTCCTTGCCGAGCGGGAAGGCACCCTCACGAACTGAACATGAGCACCCCAAAGGAGGAAGCGACCTCTCCCCTTCCTGCCCCCGCTTCCACTCTTGCTCAAGCTCGCGCGGTTGATCGGGTCTGCGTTCTCCCCTCCCCTGGTCGCGTGGGCAGAGGCGTAGGTCGACTTCCCTTTTGTCTGGCTCTGTGTCTGGTTTGCCCTGACGGGGGCTTGAGTGGGGCGGGGGAGAAATCTCTTTACTTCTATTAATTTGTTGCTCTGCACGAGCGCCACGCTAGGTCCCTTCTCCGGCCTACCGCTCCCCAAGGGTCACACCAGCAGTGGCGCGAACACAAACGCTCAGGGGTGACGAGGGCGGCTCTCGACGTCCCCGTTCATTGAACCAGCGCTTGGAGGTGGAGCTGCACCAGCCACCACCTCGACAGGCGAGGCGAACGGCACTCCTCAGGGCCTCGACCTTCCTGCGGGCCGCCACCTCGGAAATCCCAGACCGCTTCGGTTATACCCTGAAAATCCGACTGGATTGGTTGACTTTAAGGAAGACTGTTTCATAGAGTGCGGGCCATGATTCGCCGCGCCTCCCTCGCGCTCCTGGGCCTCGCCCTCACGAGCGCAGCTCTTGCCGCTCCGAAAGACCCCGTCAAGTTCGCCGTGACCCTGGAGCAGATGCGGGGCCACTACGACGCCAGCCTGCTGAACTACCGCAACGGTGACCTGGCGATGGCGACCAAGCACGCCAAGCACCCGGCCAACGAGCTGTACGCGGCGATCCGCGGTGACCTGACCCCCGGCTTGCAGCAGAAGTTCCTGGCGGACTACGCCCGCATCAACCAGACCCTCGCAGCGAAGAAGCCCTCCGCCGAGTACCAGCGGGTCATGAACACCTTCTACGCCGACGTCGACGCGGCGCTCGCCACCCTGGGTTCCACCCGGACCGATCCGAAGTTCGCGGCGCAGGTCATCGCCGGAATCCTGGAGAACGCCGAGCACGAGTACGAGGAGGGCGTCCAGGGTGGCAAGGTCACGAACCTTGCGGAATACCAGGACGCGATGTTCTACGTGGCTCGGGCGCGGGGTTGGTTCGACCGGAATGCGGCGCGCTTCCCCCAGCACCAGCGCGAGGAGACCGCCGCCGCGCTCAAGGCCGCCGCGGCCGTCATTGCCCGGAAGGGCGACGTGAAGGCCCTGGAGCAGGCCGTCGACCAGGCGAAGGAGGAACTCGCTGAGGTCAGCGGGGTGCGGCGGGCCGCGGCGAGCGGGAACGCCACCTACTTCACCAACATCGACCGGCTGCTCGCGGCGGCCAAGAGCCGCTACGCGGGCGGGATGGGTGACGACGCCGAGGAAGCCCTCATCAACGCGTACCTGGAGAACTTCGAGTACCTGGAAAGCCCGCTGGCGAAGAAGGACCAAGCGCTGGAGACCAAGCTCGAAAAGACCCTGCGCGAGGACCTGCGCGCCCTGCTGAAGAGCAAGCCCAGTCCGCAAAAGTTCAGCGCGGCCGTGGACGCCGCCCTCGCGGACCTGAACAAGGCCCGTGCCCTGCTGGGGGAGTAACTCATGAGACGGTTCCTGATCCTGCTGCTGGCCCTGCTGGGCGTCGCGTTCGCCGCGCCGGGCCAGGTGGACGTGACCGCGGAACTCCGCACCGCGCACGACCTCGTGGCGCGGAGCCTGCGCGAGTATGCGGCGGGCCAGCGCGAGGACGCCTTCCGGACGGCCCGCGCGGCGTACCTCGACCACTTCGAGTACGCCGAGCCGCCGCTGCGTGTCCTGAACCCCGACCTCATCCTGGAGATGGAGTACCGCTTCGCGGATCTGCGCAACGGCATGAAGAGCGGCGCGAGCCTGAGCGAGCTGCGCGCCGTCGCGGGGGATATCGACGACAGCCTGCGGAAGGCCGAGAGCATCGTGAACGGCACGGGCGTCCTGGCGCCCACGCTCGCCGCGACCGGGGGCTTCACCATCCTCTTCCGCGAGGGGCTGGAGGCCGCGCTGCTGATGGCGGCGATCCTCGCGTACCTCGCCAGCACCCGCCACGACCGCCTGCGCGGCGGCGTGTGGTGGGGGGCGGGGGCGGCCCTCGTCGCCACCGCCGTCACGTGGTTTGCCGCCACCTACCTGCTCTCCATCGCGCCCATCTCGCGCGAGCTGATCAGCGCGATCACCAGCGTCATCGCCGTCGTCATCCTCTTCTATCTGTCGTTCTGGATGCTCCAGCAGGGCGACCGCAAGCGTAGCGCCGAGTTCATGCGGGCCCGGGTTTCCCAGGCCGTGCAGAGCGGCAGCCTGGGGGCCGTCGCGCTCGTGACCTTCACGACCATCTACCGTGAGGGGTTCGAGACGGTGTTGTTCTACCAGGCGCTCGCGGTCGCCAGCGGGCCGGTCCTGGGGTACATGTACCTGGGGATCGCGCTCGCGGCGCTGGCGCTGGTGGCCGTGTTCGCCGTCATCTTCCGCCTGGGGCGCCGGGTGCCCACGCAGCGCCTCTTCCCGGCCCTGGTCACCGTCACCGCCCTCTTCGCGGTCGCGTTCGTGGGCAACGGCGTGCGCGCCTTCCAGGAGGCGGGCTGGCTGCCCGTCACCAACCTGTACGGGCGGGTGCCGACGCTCGACCCCAACGTCGCGGCCCTCACCGGCCTGCACCCCACCGTCGAGACGCTCGCGGCGCAGGGGCTGATGGTCCTGGTGTACGTGGTGGGCTTCGTCCTGTTCCGCGCGCGTGGGCAGCGCCACTCCCGGCGCGGGGCATCGGTGTGACGGATCACCCCCTGCCGGTCCGGATCGGCATCGACGTGGGCGGCACCTTCACCAAGGGTGTCGCCCTCGGCCGTGACGGGCACCTCCTGGCCGTGTCCCACGTGCCCACCACCCACTGGCACGCGCTGGGGGTGGCGGCCGGGGTGCTGGACGCCCTGCGCGCCCTGCTGCGTGATCTTCCGCCGGGCGCGGCCCCGGCCCTCGTCGCCCACTCCACGACCCAGGCCACGAACGCCCTGCTGGAGGGGGACACGGCGCTCGTCGGCATCCTCGCGCTCGGGGAGGCCCGCGACGAGCGGCGGGTGCAGTCGGTCACCCGGCCCCCGGCGGGCCTGCGGGCGCGGCACGCCTTCGTCGCCACCGACGGGCCGGACTTCGACGCCCGGGTGCGGGCGGTGCTGGACCGCTGGCGCGCGGAGGGGGTGGGCGCCGTGGCCGTGTCGCAGGCGTTCGGGGTGGACGACGCGCACTTCGAGCGGCGGGTGGGGGACCTCGCGCGGGAGGGGGGCTTCCCGGTCAGCCTGGGGAGCGACCTCTCCGGGGCGTACGGGCTGGAGATGCGCACCCTGTCCGCCGCGGTGAACGCGAGCATCCTGCCCACCATGCTCCGCACCGCCAGGCACGTGCGGGACGCGGTGGGTGAACTCCTGCCGGACACGCCGCTGCTGATCGTCCGCGGGGACGGCGGCGCGGCCGACCTGCGCGCCTTCGAGGAGACGCCGCT encodes:
- a CDS encoding FTR1 family iron permease, which translates into the protein MRRFLILLLALLGVAFAAPGQVDVTAELRTAHDLVARSLREYAAGQREDAFRTARAAYLDHFEYAEPPLRVLNPDLILEMEYRFADLRNGMKSGASLSELRAVAGDIDDSLRKAESIVNGTGVLAPTLAATGGFTILFREGLEAALLMAAILAYLASTRHDRLRGGVWWGAGAALVATAVTWFAATYLLSIAPISRELISAITSVIAVVILFYLSFWMLQQGDRKRSAEFMRARVSQAVQSGSLGAVALVTFTTIYREGFETVLFYQALAVASGPVLGYMYLGIALAALALVAVFAVIFRLGRRVPTQRLFPALVTVTALFAVAFVGNGVRAFQEAGWLPVTNLYGRVPTLDPNVAALTGLHPTVETLAAQGLMVLVYVVGFVLFRARGQRHSRRGASV